In Pseudomonadota bacterium, the following are encoded in one genomic region:
- a CDS encoding 3-deoxy-D-manno-octulosonic acid transferase, with protein MQERLLEVKPAAADLWIQAVSVGEAFLAWELVKNLDPEQPLRILITTNTNQGMEILDKISSEVIRNKPNLTLQTAYVPFDKPSLMAKALEAIRPKVMVLLESEIWPGLLQSCKKNNTKILIINGRMTAKSLKRYSIWPSFWKHLRPDLILAMSSDDAARFATLFGIDRVQTMHNIKFDRITDTQQTEDPDNPLTRLIPPDEKFIVLGSVRKEEEPDITKLICHIKQKNGRVIIGIFPRHMHRLESWKKILTDHSLPWLLRSQAQTEIAPGSIILMDTMGELSFGYKLAGAAFVGGSLAPLGGQNFLEPLTCGLQPVIGPHWSNFFWIGQEIIDQKLVDQQQDWLAVSEALLEKIDKPLWREETRKAIMNYVENRRGGSVQACKAIKDLLKD; from the coding sequence TTGCAGGAACGACTTCTGGAGGTAAAACCCGCGGCCGCAGATCTCTGGATTCAGGCAGTTTCTGTGGGAGAAGCCTTTCTGGCCTGGGAACTTGTCAAAAATCTCGACCCGGAACAGCCTCTGCGGATTCTTATTACGACAAATACCAATCAGGGCATGGAAATCCTGGATAAAATTTCCAGTGAGGTCATCAGGAATAAACCTAATCTGACCCTGCAGACAGCCTATGTTCCTTTTGATAAACCGTCACTCATGGCCAAAGCCCTGGAAGCCATCCGACCCAAAGTCATGGTCCTGCTTGAAAGTGAAATCTGGCCTGGTTTATTGCAAAGCTGCAAAAAGAATAACACCAAAATACTCATAATAAACGGCAGAATGACTGCCAAAAGCCTGAAACGCTACTCAATCTGGCCGTCATTCTGGAAACATCTGCGCCCCGATTTGATACTGGCGATGTCCAGTGATGACGCCGCTCGTTTTGCAACTCTTTTCGGCATCGACAGAGTGCAGACCATGCATAATATCAAATTTGACCGGATCACCGATACCCAGCAGACCGAAGATCCAGACAACCCGCTCACCAGGCTCATCCCGCCGGATGAAAAATTCATCGTCCTCGGTTCTGTCCGCAAGGAAGAAGAGCCGGATATCACCAAGCTGATTTGCCATATCAAGCAGAAAAATGGCCGGGTAATTATCGGCATCTTTCCCAGACATATGCACCGTCTGGAAAGCTGGAAAAAAATTCTTACCGACCACTCGCTACCATGGCTGTTACGCTCTCAGGCGCAAACTGAAATCGCCCCGGGCAGCATTATACTTATGGATACCATGGGGGAATTATCCTTTGGCTATAAACTTGCCGGGGCAGCCTTTGTAGGAGGGAGCCTCGCACCTTTAGGTGGGCAGAATTTCCTGGAACCCCTTACATGCGGTCTGCAACCGGTCATCGGTCCTCACTGGTCGAATTTCTTCTGGATCGGACAGGAAATTATCGACCAGAAACTTGTTGACCAGCAGCAAGACTGGCTGGCCGTCTCAGAGGCTCTTCTTGAAAAAATAGACAAACCTCTGT